A single window of Acanthopagrus latus isolate v.2019 chromosome 1, fAcaLat1.1, whole genome shotgun sequence DNA harbors:
- the sh3d19 gene encoding SH3 domain-containing protein 19 isoform X3, which translates to MAEARREEEQEGERRDLRDVRTRNQTTDLPERTKSDHLHSSQGPLSSIRAAIKRTKSNSQSDNTRERRRPEITIVSAEPLASNNWFPGTTVVFPPPPPPQSGWTAGIQAVSQPPPSYDQVIQEKTQEEHTVKPTAAPRRTTCTATSATQTDPVTSTAVPQSAGKRPAGRKPKKPPRPSLPKPKDREPAAETPSDEKAGTNPAASTNAEHRDESESDVKPPNQADSSHTCTRSVTVHWDVPTKHLSPAAAETIPASSETERVQCPVPLPRIKSRRPAIPEEVRVQTLVSLSENCEDTDPEEVPSNQYLKDLLEVFGGDNGCEENCDAVDQSDEALQGEDAGGEMSTSHSQRNIRARIQAFESQAEEAEPVKPQPQPQPRRASIKPPVAAKPSVALKPQFNHSIDDDSQNVSSTNIPQIPTLAPRPQPPQPPKKPVGLSIKDELETLHNKQATPNRSRPSVLTRANAIYEEDASPVPPVPPVKPAKEPLKPNLNINNHNSASVFRENEYVSSSTKNIPVKPQHSVDSNGGSFTRQSLTRRPTTIRVPSKTDSVSDNFHDGPPPLPAQKPVGLLNASVNHKQNQTPVLPLQESFQSGPEPSLPPRRLTTSKTLPPRPPPAKPGPGRPPPPSLQATGRSHSASWETSPKPQAQKPHRKGPVLPPRPNPGHRLYNKYTLQLSHGIAATDYNGSNTGELSFQKNEVLLLLEEIDHNVFECQVGETRGRVHKSRIKVITPLDSDLSMSPPQGASTAGSDGGGYGSKVQAMYDFTPEGPGELGLRAGDVVTSVEQVDSEWYRGTCRGSTGFFPGNYVKVLSNSPKPLPERKAKPPPASVSGPRCVARFDFEGEHGDELSFSEGDVIQLKAYVGDEWARGQVGAVTGIFPLNFVEVIEDLPPPPSQQSTRTQSTRTQPTRTQSTRTQPTRTQSTRIALPGMVASPGSAPEAAKPAQVSQSAVEWVVALYDFVGNSDGDLSFQQGDRILISQHIDADWSRGRLNGREGMFPRAFVESCTGQLSSNNQLNDTVGGSRGRAMYDFTSDCDEELSLKTGDIITGLESIDEEWFLGDLRGKRALVPKNYVQVL; encoded by the exons ATCTTCCTGAAAGAACCAAGTCGGATCATTTGCACTCTAG ccaagGACCTCTGTCTTCTATACGAGCTGCCATCAAACGAA CAAAATCCAACTCCCAGAGTGACAACACCAGAGAAAGAAG gcGACCGGAGATCACCATCGTCTCAGCAGAACCTCTGGCCAGTAACAACTGGTTCCCAGGAACCACTGtggttttccctcctcctcctcctcctcagtctggcTGGACAGCAGGCATCCAGGCTGTTTCCCAG CCCCCACCATCCTATGACCAGGTGATTCAAGAGAAGACCCAGGAAGAGCACACCGTCAAGCCCACTGCAGCCCCCCGCCGGACCACCTGCACTGCCACAAGTGCCACACAGACTGATCCTGTGACCTCTACCGCTGTCCCACAGTCAGCAGGGAAAAGACCCGCTG GTAGAAAGCCAAAAAAACCACCGAGGCCATCACTGCCAAAACCAAAGGACAGAGAACCGGCAGCTGAAACACCATCAGATGAAAAAGCTGGCACAAATCCTGCAGCATCCACAAACGCTGAGCACCGAGATGAGTCCGAGTCAGATGTAAAGCCACCCAACCAAGCAGATTCCTCCCACACGTGCACGAGATCTGTCACCGTACACTGGGATGTTCCTACAAAACACCTTTCTCCCGCTGCTGCTGAAACTATTCCCGCCTCCTCAGAAACAGAACGCGTTCAGTGCCCCGTTCCGCTTCCTCGTATAAAATCCCGAAGGCCGGCGATCCCGGAggaggtcagagttcagaccTTGGTCTCGCTCAGTGAAAACTGTGAGGACACTGATCCAGAGGAGGTCCCATCAAATCAGTATTTGAAGGATTTATTGGAGGTATTTGGCGGCGATAACGGGTGTGAAGAGAACTGTGACGCTGTTGACCAATCAGACGAGGCCTTACAAGGCGAAGATGCTGGCGGCGAGATGAGTACTAGCCACAGTCAACGCAATATCCGGGCCAGGATCCAGGCCTTTGAGAGCCAGGCTGAGGAGGCTGAACCGGTCAAACCACAACCCCAACCCCAGCCCAGGAGGGCTTCCATCAAACCTCCAGTCGCTGCTAAACCTTCGGTAGCTCTTAAACCACAGTTCAACCACAGTATAGATGATGACAGTCAAAACGTCTCATCCACAAACATCCCCCAAATCCCCACGCTGGCCCCCAGACCTCAGCCCCCTCAGCCCCCCAAGAAACCCGTGGGACTATCCATAAAAGACGAACTAGAGACTCTACACAACAAACAGGCCACCCCGAACAGATCACGCCCTTCTGTATTGACCAGAGCCAATGCCATATATGAAGAGGATGCTTCACCCGTTCCCCCCGTACCTCCGGTGAAGCCCGCTAAGGAACCCCTGAAACCAAACCTCAACATAAACAACCACAACTCAGCCTCCGTGTTCAGAGAGAATGAGTACGTGAGCAGTTCAACAA AAAACATCCCGGTCAAGCCTCAGCACAGTGTGGACAGTAACGGAGGCTCCTTCACCAGACAAAGTTTAACACGGAGACCGACTACTATCAGGGTCCCCAGCAAAACCGATTCAG TGTCAGATAATTTTCACGACGGCCCGCCTCCGCTCCCTGCTCAGAAGCCCGTGGGCCTCCTGAACGCCTCAGTGaaccacaaacaaaaccagacacCTGTCCTCCCCCTCCAG GAGTCTTTCCAGTCTGGACCGGAGCCATCACTACCACCTCG GAGGCTGACGACAAGCAAAACCCTTCCACCCCGCCCACCTCCAGCCAAACCGGGCCCGGGAAGACCTCCCCCGCCCAGCCTGCAGGCCACGGGTCGATCCCACTCGGCATCATGGGAGACTTCGCCGAAACCCCAGGCACAGAAGCCCCACAGGAAAGGACCCGTCTTACCTCCGAGGCCCAACCCAGGCCACCGTCTCTACAACAAGTACACC CTTCAGCTTTCTCATGGGATTGCTGCCACCGACTACAATGGGAGCAATACAGGAGAACTCTCTTTTCAG AAAAATGAagtgctcctgctgctggaggagatcgACCACAATGTGTTTGAGTGCCAAGTCGGAGAAACCCGAGGCAGAGTCCACAAGTCTCGCATCAAGGTCATAACTCCTCTGGACTCCGACTTGAGCATGTCCCCGCCACAG GGTGCCAGTACAGCTGGGTCAGACGGAGGTGGTTATGGCTCTAAGGTGCAGGCCATGTATGACTTCACACCAG AGGGTCCAGGAGAGTTGGGTCTGCGAGCAGGAGACGTCGTGACCTCGGTGGAGCAGGTGGACAGTGAGTGGTACAGAGGCACCTGCAGAGGATCCACTGGCTTCTTTCCTGGCAACTACGTCAAAGTCCTG TCAAATTCACCGAAACCCCTCCCCGAACGGAAAGCGAAGCCGCCGCCTGCATCAGTCAG TGGCCCACGATGTGTGGCGAGGTTTGACTTCGAGGGGGAGCACGGTGATGAGCTGTCGTTCTCCGAGGGGGATGTGATCCAGCTGAAGGCATACGTTGGAGACGAGTGGGCTCGCGGGCAGGTCGGCGCCGTTACTGGCATCTTCCCCCTTAACTTTGTAGAGGTGATTGAAGATCTGCCCCCACCGCCGAGTCAACAGTCCACCAG GACACAGTCCACCAGGACTCAGCCCACCAGGACACAGTCCACCAGGACTCAGCCCACCAGGACACAGTCCACCAGGATAGCACTGCCTG gCATGGTTGCCTCTCCAGGTTCAGCCCCTGAAGCTGCCAAACCTGCACAG GTGTCTCAGTCCGCGGTGGAGTGGGTGGTGGCTCTGTACGACTTTGTGGGGAATTCAGACGGTGACCTGTCCTTTCAACAAGGCGACCGCATCCTGATCAGCCAGCACATCGACGCCGACTGGAGCCGCGGCCGGCTCAACGGCAGGGAGGGCATGTTCCCCAGAGCTTTTGTTGAGAGCTGCACAG GCCAGCTGTCATCGAACAACCAGCTGAATGATACTGTTggtggcagcagagggagggcTATGTATGACTTCACCTCAGACTGTGATGAAGAGCTCTCTCTGAAG aCTGGGGACATTATAACCGGTCTGGAGTCCATCGATGAAGAGTGGTTCCTGGGTGACTTGAGAGGAAAACGGGCCCTTGTGCCAAAGAACTATGTGCAAGTACTGTGA
- the sh3d19 gene encoding SH3 domain-containing protein 19 isoform X2, whose translation MAEARREEEQEGERRDLRDVRTRNQTTDLPERTKSDHLHSSQGPLSSIRAAIKRTKSNSQSDNTRERRRPEITIVSAEPLASNNWFPGTTVVFPPPPPPQSGWTAGIQAVSQVIQEKTQEEHTVKPTAAPRRTTCTATSATQTDPVTSTAVPQSAGKRPAGRKPKKPPRPSLPKPKDREPAAETPSDEKAGTNPAASTNAEHRDESESDVKPPNQADSSHTCTRSVTVHWDVPTKHLSPAAAETIPASSETERVQCPVPLPRIKSRRPAIPEEVRVQTLVSLSENCEDTDPEEVPSNQYLKDLLEVFGGDNGCEENCDAVDQSDEALQGEDAGGEMSTSHSQRNIRARIQAFESQAEEAEPVKPQPQPQPRRASIKPPVAAKPSVALKPQFNHSIDDDSQNVSSTNIPQIPTLAPRPQPPQPPKKPVGLSIKDELETLHNKQATPNRSRPSVLTRANAIYEEDASPVPPVPPVKPAKEPLKPNLNINNHNSASVFRENEYVSSSTKNIPVKPQHSVDSNGGSFTRQSLTRRPTTIRVPSKTDSVSDNFHDGPPPLPAQKPVGLLNASVNHKQNQTPVLPLQESFQSGPEPSLPPRRLTTSKTLPPRPPPAKPGPGRPPPPSLQATGRSHSASWETSPKPQAQKPHRKGPVLPPRPNPGHRLYNKYTLQLSHGIAATDYNGSNTGELSFQKNEVLLLLEEIDHNVFECQVGETRGRVHKSRIKVITPLDSDLSMSPPQGASTAGSDGGGYGSKVQAMYDFTPEGPGELGLRAGDVVTSVEQVDSEWYRGTCRGSTGFFPGNYVKVLSNSPKPLPERKAKPPPASVSGPRCVARFDFEGEHGDELSFSEGDVIQLKAYVGDEWARGQVGAVTGIFPLNFVEVIEDLPPPPSQQSTRTQSTRTQPTRTQSTRTQPTRTQSTRTQPTRTQSTRIALPGMVASPGSAPEAAKPAQVSQSAVEWVVALYDFVGNSDGDLSFQQGDRILISQHIDADWSRGRLNGREGMFPRAFVESCTGQLSSNNQLNDTVGGSRGRAMYDFTSDCDEELSLKTGDIITGLESIDEEWFLGDLRGKRALVPKNYVQVL comes from the exons ATCTTCCTGAAAGAACCAAGTCGGATCATTTGCACTCTAG ccaagGACCTCTGTCTTCTATACGAGCTGCCATCAAACGAA CAAAATCCAACTCCCAGAGTGACAACACCAGAGAAAGAAG gcGACCGGAGATCACCATCGTCTCAGCAGAACCTCTGGCCAGTAACAACTGGTTCCCAGGAACCACTGtggttttccctcctcctcctcctcctcagtctggcTGGACAGCAGGCATCCAGGCTGTTTCCCAG GTGATTCAAGAGAAGACCCAGGAAGAGCACACCGTCAAGCCCACTGCAGCCCCCCGCCGGACCACCTGCACTGCCACAAGTGCCACACAGACTGATCCTGTGACCTCTACCGCTGTCCCACAGTCAGCAGGGAAAAGACCCGCTG GTAGAAAGCCAAAAAAACCACCGAGGCCATCACTGCCAAAACCAAAGGACAGAGAACCGGCAGCTGAAACACCATCAGATGAAAAAGCTGGCACAAATCCTGCAGCATCCACAAACGCTGAGCACCGAGATGAGTCCGAGTCAGATGTAAAGCCACCCAACCAAGCAGATTCCTCCCACACGTGCACGAGATCTGTCACCGTACACTGGGATGTTCCTACAAAACACCTTTCTCCCGCTGCTGCTGAAACTATTCCCGCCTCCTCAGAAACAGAACGCGTTCAGTGCCCCGTTCCGCTTCCTCGTATAAAATCCCGAAGGCCGGCGATCCCGGAggaggtcagagttcagaccTTGGTCTCGCTCAGTGAAAACTGTGAGGACACTGATCCAGAGGAGGTCCCATCAAATCAGTATTTGAAGGATTTATTGGAGGTATTTGGCGGCGATAACGGGTGTGAAGAGAACTGTGACGCTGTTGACCAATCAGACGAGGCCTTACAAGGCGAAGATGCTGGCGGCGAGATGAGTACTAGCCACAGTCAACGCAATATCCGGGCCAGGATCCAGGCCTTTGAGAGCCAGGCTGAGGAGGCTGAACCGGTCAAACCACAACCCCAACCCCAGCCCAGGAGGGCTTCCATCAAACCTCCAGTCGCTGCTAAACCTTCGGTAGCTCTTAAACCACAGTTCAACCACAGTATAGATGATGACAGTCAAAACGTCTCATCCACAAACATCCCCCAAATCCCCACGCTGGCCCCCAGACCTCAGCCCCCTCAGCCCCCCAAGAAACCCGTGGGACTATCCATAAAAGACGAACTAGAGACTCTACACAACAAACAGGCCACCCCGAACAGATCACGCCCTTCTGTATTGACCAGAGCCAATGCCATATATGAAGAGGATGCTTCACCCGTTCCCCCCGTACCTCCGGTGAAGCCCGCTAAGGAACCCCTGAAACCAAACCTCAACATAAACAACCACAACTCAGCCTCCGTGTTCAGAGAGAATGAGTACGTGAGCAGTTCAACAA AAAACATCCCGGTCAAGCCTCAGCACAGTGTGGACAGTAACGGAGGCTCCTTCACCAGACAAAGTTTAACACGGAGACCGACTACTATCAGGGTCCCCAGCAAAACCGATTCAG TGTCAGATAATTTTCACGACGGCCCGCCTCCGCTCCCTGCTCAGAAGCCCGTGGGCCTCCTGAACGCCTCAGTGaaccacaaacaaaaccagacacCTGTCCTCCCCCTCCAG GAGTCTTTCCAGTCTGGACCGGAGCCATCACTACCACCTCG GAGGCTGACGACAAGCAAAACCCTTCCACCCCGCCCACCTCCAGCCAAACCGGGCCCGGGAAGACCTCCCCCGCCCAGCCTGCAGGCCACGGGTCGATCCCACTCGGCATCATGGGAGACTTCGCCGAAACCCCAGGCACAGAAGCCCCACAGGAAAGGACCCGTCTTACCTCCGAGGCCCAACCCAGGCCACCGTCTCTACAACAAGTACACC CTTCAGCTTTCTCATGGGATTGCTGCCACCGACTACAATGGGAGCAATACAGGAGAACTCTCTTTTCAG AAAAATGAagtgctcctgctgctggaggagatcgACCACAATGTGTTTGAGTGCCAAGTCGGAGAAACCCGAGGCAGAGTCCACAAGTCTCGCATCAAGGTCATAACTCCTCTGGACTCCGACTTGAGCATGTCCCCGCCACAG GGTGCCAGTACAGCTGGGTCAGACGGAGGTGGTTATGGCTCTAAGGTGCAGGCCATGTATGACTTCACACCAG AGGGTCCAGGAGAGTTGGGTCTGCGAGCAGGAGACGTCGTGACCTCGGTGGAGCAGGTGGACAGTGAGTGGTACAGAGGCACCTGCAGAGGATCCACTGGCTTCTTTCCTGGCAACTACGTCAAAGTCCTG TCAAATTCACCGAAACCCCTCCCCGAACGGAAAGCGAAGCCGCCGCCTGCATCAGTCAG TGGCCCACGATGTGTGGCGAGGTTTGACTTCGAGGGGGAGCACGGTGATGAGCTGTCGTTCTCCGAGGGGGATGTGATCCAGCTGAAGGCATACGTTGGAGACGAGTGGGCTCGCGGGCAGGTCGGCGCCGTTACTGGCATCTTCCCCCTTAACTTTGTAGAGGTGATTGAAGATCTGCCCCCACCGCCGAGTCAACAGTCCACCAGGACACAGTCCACCAGGACTCAGCCCACCAGGACACAGTCCACCAGGACTCAGCCCACCAGGACACAGTCCACCAGGACTCAGCCCACCAGGACACAGTCCACCAGGATAGCACTGCCTG gCATGGTTGCCTCTCCAGGTTCAGCCCCTGAAGCTGCCAAACCTGCACAG GTGTCTCAGTCCGCGGTGGAGTGGGTGGTGGCTCTGTACGACTTTGTGGGGAATTCAGACGGTGACCTGTCCTTTCAACAAGGCGACCGCATCCTGATCAGCCAGCACATCGACGCCGACTGGAGCCGCGGCCGGCTCAACGGCAGGGAGGGCATGTTCCCCAGAGCTTTTGTTGAGAGCTGCACAG GCCAGCTGTCATCGAACAACCAGCTGAATGATACTGTTggtggcagcagagggagggcTATGTATGACTTCACCTCAGACTGTGATGAAGAGCTCTCTCTGAAG aCTGGGGACATTATAACCGGTCTGGAGTCCATCGATGAAGAGTGGTTCCTGGGTGACTTGAGAGGAAAACGGGCCCTTGTGCCAAAGAACTATGTGCAAGTACTGTGA
- the sh3d19 gene encoding SH3 domain-containing protein 19 isoform X1, protein MAEARREEEQEGERRDLRDVRTRNQTTDLPERTKSDHLHSSQGPLSSIRAAIKRTKSNSQSDNTRERRRPEITIVSAEPLASNNWFPGTTVVFPPPPPPQSGWTAGIQAVSQPPPSYDQVIQEKTQEEHTVKPTAAPRRTTCTATSATQTDPVTSTAVPQSAGKRPAGRKPKKPPRPSLPKPKDREPAAETPSDEKAGTNPAASTNAEHRDESESDVKPPNQADSSHTCTRSVTVHWDVPTKHLSPAAAETIPASSETERVQCPVPLPRIKSRRPAIPEEVRVQTLVSLSENCEDTDPEEVPSNQYLKDLLEVFGGDNGCEENCDAVDQSDEALQGEDAGGEMSTSHSQRNIRARIQAFESQAEEAEPVKPQPQPQPRRASIKPPVAAKPSVALKPQFNHSIDDDSQNVSSTNIPQIPTLAPRPQPPQPPKKPVGLSIKDELETLHNKQATPNRSRPSVLTRANAIYEEDASPVPPVPPVKPAKEPLKPNLNINNHNSASVFRENEYVSSSTKNIPVKPQHSVDSNGGSFTRQSLTRRPTTIRVPSKTDSVSDNFHDGPPPLPAQKPVGLLNASVNHKQNQTPVLPLQESFQSGPEPSLPPRRLTTSKTLPPRPPPAKPGPGRPPPPSLQATGRSHSASWETSPKPQAQKPHRKGPVLPPRPNPGHRLYNKYTLQLSHGIAATDYNGSNTGELSFQKNEVLLLLEEIDHNVFECQVGETRGRVHKSRIKVITPLDSDLSMSPPQGASTAGSDGGGYGSKVQAMYDFTPEGPGELGLRAGDVVTSVEQVDSEWYRGTCRGSTGFFPGNYVKVLSNSPKPLPERKAKPPPASVSGPRCVARFDFEGEHGDELSFSEGDVIQLKAYVGDEWARGQVGAVTGIFPLNFVEVIEDLPPPPSQQSTRTQSTRTQPTRTQSTRTQPTRTQSTRTQPTRTQSTRIALPGMVASPGSAPEAAKPAQVSQSAVEWVVALYDFVGNSDGDLSFQQGDRILISQHIDADWSRGRLNGREGMFPRAFVESCTGQLSSNNQLNDTVGGSRGRAMYDFTSDCDEELSLKTGDIITGLESIDEEWFLGDLRGKRALVPKNYVQVL, encoded by the exons ATCTTCCTGAAAGAACCAAGTCGGATCATTTGCACTCTAG ccaagGACCTCTGTCTTCTATACGAGCTGCCATCAAACGAA CAAAATCCAACTCCCAGAGTGACAACACCAGAGAAAGAAG gcGACCGGAGATCACCATCGTCTCAGCAGAACCTCTGGCCAGTAACAACTGGTTCCCAGGAACCACTGtggttttccctcctcctcctcctcctcagtctggcTGGACAGCAGGCATCCAGGCTGTTTCCCAG CCCCCACCATCCTATGACCAGGTGATTCAAGAGAAGACCCAGGAAGAGCACACCGTCAAGCCCACTGCAGCCCCCCGCCGGACCACCTGCACTGCCACAAGTGCCACACAGACTGATCCTGTGACCTCTACCGCTGTCCCACAGTCAGCAGGGAAAAGACCCGCTG GTAGAAAGCCAAAAAAACCACCGAGGCCATCACTGCCAAAACCAAAGGACAGAGAACCGGCAGCTGAAACACCATCAGATGAAAAAGCTGGCACAAATCCTGCAGCATCCACAAACGCTGAGCACCGAGATGAGTCCGAGTCAGATGTAAAGCCACCCAACCAAGCAGATTCCTCCCACACGTGCACGAGATCTGTCACCGTACACTGGGATGTTCCTACAAAACACCTTTCTCCCGCTGCTGCTGAAACTATTCCCGCCTCCTCAGAAACAGAACGCGTTCAGTGCCCCGTTCCGCTTCCTCGTATAAAATCCCGAAGGCCGGCGATCCCGGAggaggtcagagttcagaccTTGGTCTCGCTCAGTGAAAACTGTGAGGACACTGATCCAGAGGAGGTCCCATCAAATCAGTATTTGAAGGATTTATTGGAGGTATTTGGCGGCGATAACGGGTGTGAAGAGAACTGTGACGCTGTTGACCAATCAGACGAGGCCTTACAAGGCGAAGATGCTGGCGGCGAGATGAGTACTAGCCACAGTCAACGCAATATCCGGGCCAGGATCCAGGCCTTTGAGAGCCAGGCTGAGGAGGCTGAACCGGTCAAACCACAACCCCAACCCCAGCCCAGGAGGGCTTCCATCAAACCTCCAGTCGCTGCTAAACCTTCGGTAGCTCTTAAACCACAGTTCAACCACAGTATAGATGATGACAGTCAAAACGTCTCATCCACAAACATCCCCCAAATCCCCACGCTGGCCCCCAGACCTCAGCCCCCTCAGCCCCCCAAGAAACCCGTGGGACTATCCATAAAAGACGAACTAGAGACTCTACACAACAAACAGGCCACCCCGAACAGATCACGCCCTTCTGTATTGACCAGAGCCAATGCCATATATGAAGAGGATGCTTCACCCGTTCCCCCCGTACCTCCGGTGAAGCCCGCTAAGGAACCCCTGAAACCAAACCTCAACATAAACAACCACAACTCAGCCTCCGTGTTCAGAGAGAATGAGTACGTGAGCAGTTCAACAA AAAACATCCCGGTCAAGCCTCAGCACAGTGTGGACAGTAACGGAGGCTCCTTCACCAGACAAAGTTTAACACGGAGACCGACTACTATCAGGGTCCCCAGCAAAACCGATTCAG TGTCAGATAATTTTCACGACGGCCCGCCTCCGCTCCCTGCTCAGAAGCCCGTGGGCCTCCTGAACGCCTCAGTGaaccacaaacaaaaccagacacCTGTCCTCCCCCTCCAG GAGTCTTTCCAGTCTGGACCGGAGCCATCACTACCACCTCG GAGGCTGACGACAAGCAAAACCCTTCCACCCCGCCCACCTCCAGCCAAACCGGGCCCGGGAAGACCTCCCCCGCCCAGCCTGCAGGCCACGGGTCGATCCCACTCGGCATCATGGGAGACTTCGCCGAAACCCCAGGCACAGAAGCCCCACAGGAAAGGACCCGTCTTACCTCCGAGGCCCAACCCAGGCCACCGTCTCTACAACAAGTACACC CTTCAGCTTTCTCATGGGATTGCTGCCACCGACTACAATGGGAGCAATACAGGAGAACTCTCTTTTCAG AAAAATGAagtgctcctgctgctggaggagatcgACCACAATGTGTTTGAGTGCCAAGTCGGAGAAACCCGAGGCAGAGTCCACAAGTCTCGCATCAAGGTCATAACTCCTCTGGACTCCGACTTGAGCATGTCCCCGCCACAG GGTGCCAGTACAGCTGGGTCAGACGGAGGTGGTTATGGCTCTAAGGTGCAGGCCATGTATGACTTCACACCAG AGGGTCCAGGAGAGTTGGGTCTGCGAGCAGGAGACGTCGTGACCTCGGTGGAGCAGGTGGACAGTGAGTGGTACAGAGGCACCTGCAGAGGATCCACTGGCTTCTTTCCTGGCAACTACGTCAAAGTCCTG TCAAATTCACCGAAACCCCTCCCCGAACGGAAAGCGAAGCCGCCGCCTGCATCAGTCAG TGGCCCACGATGTGTGGCGAGGTTTGACTTCGAGGGGGAGCACGGTGATGAGCTGTCGTTCTCCGAGGGGGATGTGATCCAGCTGAAGGCATACGTTGGAGACGAGTGGGCTCGCGGGCAGGTCGGCGCCGTTACTGGCATCTTCCCCCTTAACTTTGTAGAGGTGATTGAAGATCTGCCCCCACCGCCGAGTCAACAGTCCACCAGGACACAGTCCACCAGGACTCAGCCCACCAGGACACAGTCCACCAGGACTCAGCCCACCAGGACACAGTCCACCAGGACTCAGCCCACCAGGACACAGTCCACCAGGATAGCACTGCCTG gCATGGTTGCCTCTCCAGGTTCAGCCCCTGAAGCTGCCAAACCTGCACAG GTGTCTCAGTCCGCGGTGGAGTGGGTGGTGGCTCTGTACGACTTTGTGGGGAATTCAGACGGTGACCTGTCCTTTCAACAAGGCGACCGCATCCTGATCAGCCAGCACATCGACGCCGACTGGAGCCGCGGCCGGCTCAACGGCAGGGAGGGCATGTTCCCCAGAGCTTTTGTTGAGAGCTGCACAG GCCAGCTGTCATCGAACAACCAGCTGAATGATACTGTTggtggcagcagagggagggcTATGTATGACTTCACCTCAGACTGTGATGAAGAGCTCTCTCTGAAG aCTGGGGACATTATAACCGGTCTGGAGTCCATCGATGAAGAGTGGTTCCTGGGTGACTTGAGAGGAAAACGGGCCCTTGTGCCAAAGAACTATGTGCAAGTACTGTGA
- the rps3a gene encoding 40S ribosomal protein S3a: MAVGKNKRLTKGGKKGAKKKIVDPFSKKDWYDVKAPAMFNIRNLGKTLVTRTQGTRIASDGLKGRVFEVSLADLQNDEVAFRKFKLITEDVQGKNCLTNFHGMDLTRDKMCSMVKKWQTMIEAHVDVKTTDGYLLRLFCVGFTKKRTNQIRKTSYAQHQQVRQIRKKMMEIMTREVQTNDLKEVVNKLIPDSVGKDIEKACQSIYPLHDVYVRKVKMLKKPKFELGKLMELHGEGGAGSTAKATGDDTGAKVERADGYEPPIQETV, from the exons ATGGCAGTCGGCAAGAATAAGAGGCTGACCAAAGGCGGCAAAAAAGGTGCCAAAAAGAAGAT TGTGGACCCCTTTTCCAAGAAGGACTGGTATGATGTCAAGGCACCAGCCATGTTCAACATCCGCAATCTTGGCAAGACCTTGGTCACCAGGACTCAGGGAACCA GAATCGCCTCTGATGGCCTGAAGGGACGTGTGTTCGAGGTGAGCCTCGCTGACCTGCAGAACGACGAGGTGGCCTTCCGCAAATTCAAGCTCATCACCGAGGATGTTCAGGGCAAGAATTGCCTCACCAACTTCCACGGCATGGACCTGACCCGCGACAAGATGTGCTCCATGGTCAAGAAATGGCAG ACCATGATTGAAGCCCACGTGGATGTGAAGACCACCGACGGCTATCTTCTTCGTCTGTTCTGCGTGGGTTTCACAAAGAAGCGCACCAACCAGATCAGAAAGACCTCCTACGCCCAGCACCAGCAGGTCCGCCAGATCCGTAAGAAGATGATGGAGATCATGACCCGTGAGGTTCAGACCAACGACCTGAAGGAAGTCGTCAACAAACT GATCCCAGACAGTGTTGGCAAGGATATTGAGAAGGCCTGCCAGTCCATCTACCCTCTACACGACGTCTACGTCCGCAAGGTCAAGATGCTTAAGAAGCCCAAGTTTGAGT TGGGCAAACTGATGGAGCTCCACGGTGAGGGCGGTGCCGGCAGCACTGCAAAGGCAACCGGTGACGACACAGGAGCCAAGGTGGAGAGGGCTGATGGCTATGAGCCCCCCATCCAGGAGACAGTCTAA